In a single window of the Cucumis melo cultivar AY chromosome 11, USDA_Cmelo_AY_1.0, whole genome shotgun sequence genome:
- the LOC103496332 gene encoding receptor like protein 29: MYCFSFLLLSLFSPILANNLAPISMLPFELETLFKIMDSMSSDQNWRLSHPNPCQPGSSWPGLECKSSLINNTNFFHVSRLDFGTYPYPSCKPTAIFPSFIFDLPHLHSLFFFNCFTHTNTTLSISPFSNSSLQQLSLRSNPALTGPIPSRLSSLKSLKILTLSQNRLFGAIPNEIFELVSLVHLDLSYNMLTGSIPIELGNLRSLEGLDLSYNLLNGSIPTTIGQLGLLQKLDLSSNSLTFNIPDSIVKLYSLVFLALSSNQFRGYFPKGLEKLQNLQYFIMDDNPMQIPLPLAFGELVKLQELRLASCGYFGIIPPSFSLLKNLTTLSLQNNHLSGQIPVGFSGLSHIYHLNLSRNSLSGAVPFNSSFLKRLGKNLDLTGNPSLCFGPSEAITAQKFGVTVCGSKENGSFIQPLNKSLPKSSFCCNPFAFVICLLLHHIIFSL, encoded by the coding sequence ATGTATTGTTTTTCCTTCCTTCTACTTTCTCTCTTTTCCCCTATTCTTGCTAACAATCTTGCACCCATTTCCATGCTTCCTTTTGAACTTGAAACTCTCTTCAAAATCATGGATTCCATGTCTTCTGATCAAAATTGGAGGCTTTCTCATCCTAACCCTTGTCAACCTGGCTCTTCTTGGCCTGGATTAGAGTGCAAATCATCTCTAATTAACAATACTAATTTCTTTCACGTCTCAAGGCTTGACTTTGGTACTTACCCATATCCTTCATGTAAACCTACTGCTATTTTCCCTTCATTCATCTTTGATCTCCCTCACCTtcattctctcttcttcttcaattgCTTCACTCATACCAATACCACTCTCTCTATTTCCCCCTTCTCTAACTCTTCTTTACAACAACTTAGCCTTCGGTCCAACCCAGCTCTTACCGGTCCGATCCCGTCTCGACTTTCGTCTCTCAAGTCCTTGAAGATACTCACATTGTCTCAAAACCGACTTTTCGGCGCAATTCCGAACGAGATTTTTGAGTTGGTGTCGTTAGTGCATCTTGACTTGAGTTACAACATGCTGACAGGTAGTATACCAATTGAGTTGGGGAACCTTAGAAGCCTTGAAGGTTTGGATTTGAGCTATAATTTACTCAATGGATCAATCCCAACCACAATTGGTCAACTGGGTTTGCTTCAAAAACTTGACTTGAGCTCAAATTCACTCACTTTCAACATACCTGATTCCATTGTGAAGCTTTATTCTCTGGTGTTTTTGGCTTTGAGTAGCAATCAGTTTCGTGGGTATTTCCCGAAAGGACTTGAAAAGTTGCAAAACTTGCAATATTTCATTATGGATGATAATCCAATGCAAATTCCTCTGCCTTTAGCATTTGGTGAATTAGTGAAACTACAAGAACTTAGGCTTGCAAGTTGTGGCTATTTTGGTATTATTCCTCCAAGCTTTTCACTTCTAAAAAacttgaccactttatcattgCAAAACAATCATTTAAGTGGTCAAATCCCAGTTGGATTCAGTGGTCTTTCTCATATTTATCACTTGAATCTTAGTCGAAACTCACTCAGTGGTGCTGTCCCTTTCAACTCAAGTTTCTTGAAAAGATTGGGAAAAAACTTGGATCTTACTGGAAATCCAAGCCTTTGTTTTGGCCCTTCTGAAGCCATCACTGCCCAAAAATTTGGAGTCACTGTCTGTGGAAGCAAGGAAAATGGGTCATTCATTCAACCATTGAATAAATCTCTACCTAAATCAAGCTTTTGTTGTAATCCATTTGcttttgttatttgtttgttGTTGCATCATATAATCTTCTCACTATGA
- the LOC103496330 gene encoding protein MAIN-LIKE 2-like isoform X1: MLFHSVGAMEVSLMDPYGTNPGPIESSVLYDQEKHVSSAVWDGQERGALRCHEHTSKLDQWTLTAKQIELVERAGFGYLRLIPAISLDNPLISALVERWRRETNTFHLNVGELTVTLKDVALLLGLAIDGDPVIGLTYTTCHSVCERYLGRAPDPGYTSGGMVKLSWLKEFFSRCHEDASMEIVERHTRAYLLYLVGSTIFSTTTGNKVPVMYLPLFENFDQCGKFAWGAAALSFLYRALGNASLRSQSTISGCLTLLQCWSYFHLNIGRPKLNHDPMHNRFPFVLRWKGKQSGPTANRDVVFYRKALDSLKPCDVEWLPYRNMDSMLIPENIKSSLILGRAKTMLICFDKAERHLPSRCLRQYGMLQGIPEDVPRWERKSRGVDGGVDLSAKMEVELNEWRDRGLQIVDGDDSVDENEYMQWYLKITRRFVGRPISLSSEFQRTNAGLRDIAHIADTFSTKGLDQQQIDLISRIRYIAHECLRDQVGGPIILSSIPQIELGKRIRGKERVRRKGTGKRIRKEDHLQYNAISEDDHSHFCDSAIEVDQLQLHHMNRDLEHPELCSVDSEVDHLPLIHEVDEDDSMQLCEANIGVDHSDMIHNAAGGNMAELTHADIKLDEAELCVAPKDVDDLHLSDTINEVTNTQICGAMDTGDPPHFSTSKEANYHSTEDVNMPKFPGTGNNVDNSELCHGTIKSSPQTGELAAEIISESSFVVPHEDIMQKGNNNIYIKQR, translated from the exons atgttGTTCCACTCAGTAGGAGCGATGGAAGTATCATTAATGGATCCTTATGGGACCAATCCTGGACCAATTGAGAGCTCGGTTCTGTATGACCAAGAGAAGCATGTGTCCTCAGCAGTTTGGGATGGGCAG GAGCGTGGTGCACTTAGGTGTCATGAGCACACTTCCAAGCTTGATCAGTGGACACTTACAGCCAAGCAAATTGAACTAGTTGAGAGAGCTGGATTTGGGTATTTGAGGTTGATTCCTGCTATTAGTCTGGATAACCCACTAATCTCGGCTTTGGTTGAGAGGTGGAGAAGAGAAACAAATACCTTCCACTTGAATGTTGGAGAATTGACTGTTACCCTGAAAGATGTTGCCCTCTTACTTGGACTTGCAATTGATGGAGACCCTGTTATTGGTCTAACATATACAACTTGCCACTCTGTATGCGAGAGGTATCTAGGCAGAGCACCAGATCCTGGCTATACGAGTGGTGGAATGGTTAAGCTTAGTTGGTTGAAAGAGTTCTTTTCTCGGTGCCATGAAGATGCTTCAATGGAAATTGTTGAACGCCATACACGTGCTTACCTTCTTTACCTTGTAGGCAGTACAATATTCTCCACTACAACTGGGAATAAAGTACCAGTCATGTACCTTCCCTTGTTTGAGAATTTTGACCAGTGTGGGAAGTTTGCTTGGGGAGCAGCTGCTTTATCATTTTTGTACAGAGCTCTCGGGAATGCTTCCTTAAGATCACAAAGTACCATCAGTGGTTGCCTAACCTTATTGCAG TGTTGGAGTTATTTTCACCTTAATATTGGGCGTCCAAAGCTAAATCATGATCCAATGCATAATCGCTTTCCGTTTGTGCttagatggaagggcaaacaaAGTGGTCCAACAGCAAACCGTGATGTAGTATTTTACCGAAAGGCTTTGGATTCCTTGAAACCTTGTGAT GTGGAGTGGCTACCTTATAGAAATATGGATAGTATGCTAATTCCAGAAAACATTAAAAGTTCTCTGATACTTGGGAGGGCGAAGACTATGCTGATATGCTTCGACAAGGCAGAGAGACATCTACCTAGCCGTTGCTTAAGGCAGTATGGTATGCTTCAGGGAATCCCAGAAGATGTTCCACGGTGGGAAAGAAAAAGCAGGGGTGTTGATGGAGGAGTTGACCTATCAGCAAAAATGGAAGTTGAACTTAATGAATGGAGAGACCGTGGACTCCAGATTGTCGATGGTGATGATAGTGTAGATGAAAATGAATACATGCAATGGTACCTGAAAATTACTCGTAGGTTTGTTGGGAGGCCTATATCTCTCTCGTCTGAGTTTCAAAGGACG AATGCTGGTTTGAGGGATATTGCACACATAGCAGATACATTCTCAACCAAAGGGTTGGATCAGCAGCAAATTGATCTGATTTCAAGGATAAGATACATTGCACATGAATGTTTAAGAGACCAAGTTGGAGGTCCAATTATATTGTCCTCCATTCCCCAAATCGAACTCGGTAAACGAATTAGGGGAAAAGAGAGGGTCAGAAGGAAGGGTACAGGAAAACGTATAAGGAAGGAGGACCATTTGCAATATAATGCAATTAGTGAAGATGATCACTCTCATTTTTGTGATTCTGCCATTGAGGTTGATCAATTACAACTCCATCACATGAATAGAGATCTGGAACATCCGGAGTTATGTTCTGTTGACTCGGAGGTTGATCATTTACCGCTGATTCATGAAGTTGATGAGGATGATAGTATGCAGTTATGTGAGGCCAACATAGGGGTTGACCATTCTGACATGATACATAATGCTGCTGGGGGAAATATGGCTGAGTTAACCCATGCTGATATTAAACTTGATGAAGCTGAGCTATGCGTCGCACCTAAGGATGTTGATGACCTGCATTTATCTGATACTATCAATGAAGTTACAAATACCCAGATTTGTGGTGCAATGGATACTGGTGATCCACCGCATTTTTCTACATCTAAGGAAGCCAATTATCATTCAACCGAGGATGTTAATATGCCAAAGTTTCCAGGCACAGGTAACAATGTTGACAATTCAGAGCTTTGCCATGGCACTATTAAGAGCTCTCCTCAGACAGGTGAACTAGCTGCTGAGATTATTTCAGAGTCATCATTTGTTGTACCTCACGAGGATATAATGCAGAAAGGAAATAACAATATTTACATAAAACAAAG ATGA
- the LOC103496330 gene encoding protein MAIN-LIKE 2-like isoform X2, whose translation MEVSLMDPYGTNPGPIESSVLYDQEKHVSSAVWDGQERGALRCHEHTSKLDQWTLTAKQIELVERAGFGYLRLIPAISLDNPLISALVERWRRETNTFHLNVGELTVTLKDVALLLGLAIDGDPVIGLTYTTCHSVCERYLGRAPDPGYTSGGMVKLSWLKEFFSRCHEDASMEIVERHTRAYLLYLVGSTIFSTTTGNKVPVMYLPLFENFDQCGKFAWGAAALSFLYRALGNASLRSQSTISGCLTLLQCWSYFHLNIGRPKLNHDPMHNRFPFVLRWKGKQSGPTANRDVVFYRKALDSLKPCDVEWLPYRNMDSMLIPENIKSSLILGRAKTMLICFDKAERHLPSRCLRQYGMLQGIPEDVPRWERKSRGVDGGVDLSAKMEVELNEWRDRGLQIVDGDDSVDENEYMQWYLKITRRFVGRPISLSSEFQRTNAGLRDIAHIADTFSTKGLDQQQIDLISRIRYIAHECLRDQVGGPIILSSIPQIELGKRIRGKERVRRKGTGKRIRKEDHLQYNAISEDDHSHFCDSAIEVDQLQLHHMNRDLEHPELCSVDSEVDHLPLIHEVDEDDSMQLCEANIGVDHSDMIHNAAGGNMAELTHADIKLDEAELCVAPKDVDDLHLSDTINEVTNTQICGAMDTGDPPHFSTSKEANYHSTEDVNMPKFPGTGNNVDNSELCHGTIKSSPQTGELAAEIISESSFVVPHEDIMQKGNNNIYIKQR comes from the exons ATGGAAGTATCATTAATGGATCCTTATGGGACCAATCCTGGACCAATTGAGAGCTCGGTTCTGTATGACCAAGAGAAGCATGTGTCCTCAGCAGTTTGGGATGGGCAG GAGCGTGGTGCACTTAGGTGTCATGAGCACACTTCCAAGCTTGATCAGTGGACACTTACAGCCAAGCAAATTGAACTAGTTGAGAGAGCTGGATTTGGGTATTTGAGGTTGATTCCTGCTATTAGTCTGGATAACCCACTAATCTCGGCTTTGGTTGAGAGGTGGAGAAGAGAAACAAATACCTTCCACTTGAATGTTGGAGAATTGACTGTTACCCTGAAAGATGTTGCCCTCTTACTTGGACTTGCAATTGATGGAGACCCTGTTATTGGTCTAACATATACAACTTGCCACTCTGTATGCGAGAGGTATCTAGGCAGAGCACCAGATCCTGGCTATACGAGTGGTGGAATGGTTAAGCTTAGTTGGTTGAAAGAGTTCTTTTCTCGGTGCCATGAAGATGCTTCAATGGAAATTGTTGAACGCCATACACGTGCTTACCTTCTTTACCTTGTAGGCAGTACAATATTCTCCACTACAACTGGGAATAAAGTACCAGTCATGTACCTTCCCTTGTTTGAGAATTTTGACCAGTGTGGGAAGTTTGCTTGGGGAGCAGCTGCTTTATCATTTTTGTACAGAGCTCTCGGGAATGCTTCCTTAAGATCACAAAGTACCATCAGTGGTTGCCTAACCTTATTGCAG TGTTGGAGTTATTTTCACCTTAATATTGGGCGTCCAAAGCTAAATCATGATCCAATGCATAATCGCTTTCCGTTTGTGCttagatggaagggcaaacaaAGTGGTCCAACAGCAAACCGTGATGTAGTATTTTACCGAAAGGCTTTGGATTCCTTGAAACCTTGTGAT GTGGAGTGGCTACCTTATAGAAATATGGATAGTATGCTAATTCCAGAAAACATTAAAAGTTCTCTGATACTTGGGAGGGCGAAGACTATGCTGATATGCTTCGACAAGGCAGAGAGACATCTACCTAGCCGTTGCTTAAGGCAGTATGGTATGCTTCAGGGAATCCCAGAAGATGTTCCACGGTGGGAAAGAAAAAGCAGGGGTGTTGATGGAGGAGTTGACCTATCAGCAAAAATGGAAGTTGAACTTAATGAATGGAGAGACCGTGGACTCCAGATTGTCGATGGTGATGATAGTGTAGATGAAAATGAATACATGCAATGGTACCTGAAAATTACTCGTAGGTTTGTTGGGAGGCCTATATCTCTCTCGTCTGAGTTTCAAAGGACG AATGCTGGTTTGAGGGATATTGCACACATAGCAGATACATTCTCAACCAAAGGGTTGGATCAGCAGCAAATTGATCTGATTTCAAGGATAAGATACATTGCACATGAATGTTTAAGAGACCAAGTTGGAGGTCCAATTATATTGTCCTCCATTCCCCAAATCGAACTCGGTAAACGAATTAGGGGAAAAGAGAGGGTCAGAAGGAAGGGTACAGGAAAACGTATAAGGAAGGAGGACCATTTGCAATATAATGCAATTAGTGAAGATGATCACTCTCATTTTTGTGATTCTGCCATTGAGGTTGATCAATTACAACTCCATCACATGAATAGAGATCTGGAACATCCGGAGTTATGTTCTGTTGACTCGGAGGTTGATCATTTACCGCTGATTCATGAAGTTGATGAGGATGATAGTATGCAGTTATGTGAGGCCAACATAGGGGTTGACCATTCTGACATGATACATAATGCTGCTGGGGGAAATATGGCTGAGTTAACCCATGCTGATATTAAACTTGATGAAGCTGAGCTATGCGTCGCACCTAAGGATGTTGATGACCTGCATTTATCTGATACTATCAATGAAGTTACAAATACCCAGATTTGTGGTGCAATGGATACTGGTGATCCACCGCATTTTTCTACATCTAAGGAAGCCAATTATCATTCAACCGAGGATGTTAATATGCCAAAGTTTCCAGGCACAGGTAACAATGTTGACAATTCAGAGCTTTGCCATGGCACTATTAAGAGCTCTCCTCAGACAGGTGAACTAGCTGCTGAGATTATTTCAGAGTCATCATTTGTTGTACCTCACGAGGATATAATGCAGAAAGGAAATAACAATATTTACATAAAACAAAG ATGA